A part of Dreissena polymorpha isolate Duluth1 chromosome 13, UMN_Dpol_1.0, whole genome shotgun sequence genomic DNA contains:
- the LOC127854997 gene encoding uncharacterized protein LOC127854997: protein MTRNATDMSATITLSRRKGTGSGHPLWMRTLEEKYQKLHKKIIENTGNARFSNSVGRSVYDGRISQALKRYKTIANKSLRKVNEINGQDESNVNSDNEIVDLPPNISNENSPNQYLDNCDTNIVDNEMCANCEEGVDNNSKSKSASPICDQTVEVHRAQSEASDVSKHHENHEKSLNETEVILKVVDTENYTIGCDKDTDFVPTPQAVPRLKFDKSENKIERGADIAKPSRYDRKNLKTSISRTSKITSKSCPAKIQNQVNRNHGQKTLLTSRSKSVNRHKMFTPMSAEAKHAITETIQEMNITASSQTDGEVNFVPIRSRTCVRNWHTPKRTKELLNYRVVLDSTAERLANIDCDGVNLNSAEKQNSGNGGSCRSSAGSGTLSSARGLGEAKLPDILSGSARDRYQGKKQSYILPGIGKYRISHDEPVFEITPPGFDSRYNDVMPHEERESETPPPDIRQRAIDKCSAWLIKYNK, encoded by the coding sequence ATGACTCGAAACGCGACGGACATGTCCGCCACGATTACTTTAAGTCGGCGCAAAGGGACAGGAAGCGGCCATCCCTTGTGGATGCGCACGCTTGAAGAGAAGTACCAGAAATTACATAAGAAGATCATCGAAAACACCGGAAATGCGCGGTTCTCGAACAGCGTCGGTCGCTCGGTGTATGATGGGAGGATTTCACAGGCTTTAAAAAGATACAAAACTATTGCTAACAAATCGCTGAGAAAGGTCAACGAAATAAACGGTCAGGATGAAAGTAATGTAAACAGTGACAATGAAATTGTTGATTTACCGCCGAATATTTCGAACGAGAATTCGCCAAACCAATATTTGGACAATTGCGACACAAATATTGTTGACAATGAAATGTGCGCAAACTGCGAGGAAGGTGTAGACAACAATTCAAAATCAAAGAGCGCAAGTCCCATATGTGACCAAACCGTTGAGGTACACAGGGCTCAAAGCGAGGCGTCTGATGTCTCAAAACACCACGAGAACCACGAGAAATCGCTCAATGAAACTGAAGTTATATTGAAAGTGGTTGATACTGAAAATTACACAATTGGCTGTGATAAAGACACGGATTTCGTGCCAACGCCACAGGCGGTACCGagattaaaatttgataaaagtgaaaacaaaatAGAACGCGGAGCTGATATAGCGAAACCCAGCCGCTATGATCGAAAAAATCTTAAGACGTCGATAAGTCGAACGAGCAAGATAACGTCGAAATCGTGCCCAGCAAAAATTCAAAATCAGGTGAATCGAAACCACGGTCAGAAAACTTTACTGACTTCGCGGAGCAAAAGCGTCAACCGACACAAAATGTTCACCCCCATGTCAGCGGAAGCCAAGCATGCCATAACGGAGACCATACAGGAAATGAACATCACCGCCTCCAGTCAGACAGATGGTGAAGTGAATTTCGTACCCATCAGAAGCAGAACGTGTGTAAGAAACTGGCATACGCCTAAAAGAACGAAAGAGTTGCTGAATTACCGAGTGGTTTTGGATAGCACGGCCGAGCGACTTGCGAATATTGACTGTGACGGGGTGAATTTGAATAGTGCTGAAAAACAGAATTCCGGAAATGGAGGCTCGTGTCGCTCATCAGCCGGCTCAGGTACACTGAGTAGCGCGCGTGGGCTCGGGGAAGCCAAACTTCCGGATATTCTAAGCGGAAGTGCACGTGACCGTTACCAAGGTAAGAAACAGTCATACATACTGCCCGGGATCGGGAAGTATCGAATATCTCACGACGAACCTGTGTTCGAGATTACGCCACCTGGTTTTGATAGTCGCTACAATGACGTCATGCCTCACGAAGAAAGGGAGTCCGAGACGCCACCGCCGGATATCCGGCAGCGCGCCATCGATAAGTGTTCCGCGTGGCTGATTAAGTACAACAAATGA
- the LOC127855011 gene encoding uncharacterized protein LOC127855011, producing the protein MKPQTPFVACVLFAIATVGTMVTGKNCNYKSSCSCVFDDGSGMVDLSALKPTPGTPMFKDQPSQRDYYLFSYNPCVPFNEGTCTNVAVCQYDPRYNVYYEIGSQSNAAFSMTGDDVVVTYISDDGVRKTVVTLQCNTDPAASPSITVAGETSTAVYEMTVNAHQACAVPSTGSSGSASLSGGSVMLIIFFSLLLTYMLAGVAFNVVRKQSGMDLIPNRNFWIDVPSLIKDGWSLTMLVVCRRQYGYVSAK; encoded by the exons ATGAAGCCCCAGACGCCGTTTGTAGCATGTGTCCTGTTTGCTATAGCAACGGTGGGCACCATGGTAACGGGGAAGAACTGTAACTACAAGTCGAGCTGCAGTTGTGTGTTTGATGACGGTTCGGGCATGGTGGATCTGTCAGCGCTAAAACCGACCCCTGGTACTCCAAT GTTCAAAGACCAGCCCTCCCAACGGGATTACTACCTGTTTTCCTACAACCCATGCGTTCCTTTCAACGAGGGCACGTGCACCAATGTGGCG GTTTGCCAGTATGATCCGCGCTATAACGTCTACTACGAGATCGGAAGCCAATCAAATGCCGCCTTTTCCATGACCGGAGATGACGTAGTAGTTACTTACATTAGCGATGATGGAGTCAG AAAAACTGTCGTGACATTGCAGTGTAATACCGACCCAGCCGCCTCCCCTTCCATTACGGTTGCCGGTGAAACGTCAACGGCCGTCTAT GAAATGACGGTTAACGCTCACCAGGCATGCGCAGTTCCTTCGACTGGAAGTTCCGGTTCTGCTTCACTCAGTGGCGGCTCAGTCATGCTAATAAT ATTCTTCTCGCTACTCCTCACGTACATGTTGGCGGGAGTTGCGTTCAATGTTGTACGAAAACAATCTGGGATGGATTTGATTCCAAACCGAAATTTCTGGATCGACGTACCATCGCTCATAAAG GACGGCTGGTCACTGACGATGCTCGTCGTCTGTAGGCGACAGTACGGGTATGTCTCGGCCAAATAG
- the LOC127855005 gene encoding uncharacterized protein LOC127855005 yields MLQTTKMHYTLLILVNVLYTVTGHDENDPKISKLQVNADREWKIQEDIAKNLATLSAEVDRLKAQADNLEREGAKHRSLDTAALRQQHRLERIEKLVRDIRNLEDYLTDDGALDKHFVNLNVTVEKEIDAKIKVVNDRVGQMNAKIKEDLGGVGTITDRIEQTADKRNVVVGGVVYYMGIGSACTEDVDICRVGKSECREGICQCEPGLSSDSLRQTCVDKCEGGYGRSYQTVNNYAIRGYNNMELLNVTLENCKARCEAANAFVCRTFDYFPDWKSCYLSEKVKSDVEPVKAFPSNDGTYDADLDVRDKEDGWEYNGAAIHFQRDCRI; encoded by the coding sequence ATGCTTCAAACCACCAAAATGCACTACACGCTGCTGATTCTTGTTAACGTTTTATATACCGTTACAGGACATGATGAAAATGATCCAAAAATATCGAAGCTTCAAGTAAATGCAGATCGCGAATGGAAAATTCAGGAAGACATTGCGAAAAACCTTGCGACTTTGTCAGCAGAGGTAGACCGTCTAAAGGCGCAGGCTGACAATCTGGAACGTGAAGGGGCTAAACATCGGTCATTGGACACCGCAGCCCTTCGTCAGCAACATCGGCTTGAAAGAATTGAGAAACTGGTAAGAGATATCAGAAATCTGGAAGATTATCTTACCGATGATGGTGCGCTGGACaaacattttgtcaatttaaacgTCACAGTGGAGAAGGAAATTGACGCTAAAATAAAGGTAGTAAACGATCGAGTCGGACAGATGAATGCGAAGATCAAAGAAGACCTCGGAGGTGTTGGAACCATAACCGATCGGATAGAACAGACGGCTGATAAGCGTAATGTGGTTGTTGGAGGTGTGGTCTATTACATGGGGATAGGAAGCGCCTGCACGGAGGATGTGGACATTTGTCGAGTCGGGAAGAGTGAATGTAGAGAGGGTATCTGCCAGTGTGAGCCAGGTTTGAGCTCCGATAGTCTTCGACAAACGTGTGTTGACAAATGCGAAGGTGGGTACGGTCGAAGCTACCAGACCGTCAATAACTACGCTATTCGAGGCTACAACAACATGGAGTTGTTGAATGTAACGCTCGAGAACTGCAAGGCAAGATGCGAAGCGGCCAACGCGTTCGTTTGCAGGACATTCGACTATTTTCCTGACTGGAAGTCCTGCTACTTGTCTGAGAAAGTGAAAAGCGATGTTGAACCGGTGAAAGCCTTTCCGAGCAATGATGGCACATACGATGCAGATCTGGATGTACGTGACAAAGAGGATGGATGGGAATACAACGGAGCTGCGATTCACTTCCAGAGAGATTGCAGGATTTAG